A genomic segment from Rhodospirillum centenum SW encodes:
- a CDS encoding antitoxin MazE-like protein, with protein sequence MPHRRPSGSAGAAPPCARPGLAEECRRQARVTARADRADPALLDFLDAAGADLDDRRRSAPRSAGWTRGA encoded by the coding sequence ATGCCGCATCGTCGGCCAAGCGGGTCCGCAGGCGCCGCGCCGCCCTGCGCGCGGCCGGGCCTGGCCGAGGAATGCCGGCGGCAGGCGCGGGTGACGGCCCGGGCCGATCGTGCCGATCCCGCCCTGCTGGATTTCCTGGATGCCGCCGGGGCGGACCTGGATGACCGGAGAAGGTCGGCGCCCCGTTCGGCCGGCTGGACGAGGGGAGCCTGA
- a CDS encoding phosphoenolpyruvate carboxykinase produces the protein MTGPVISSFGLDYLGLSHLKAAHWNLSAAALYEQAIRRGEAQMAKDGPLVALTGQHTGRSPNDKYIVQEETTADQIWWGNNKAISEDAFDRLLARVQAYLQGREVFVQDLYAGADPDHRLPVRIVTQHAWHNLFAQNMFIRPKLCDRREFEPGFTVLQVPDFRAVPERDGTRTETFILVNFKKRLVLIGGTSYAGEIKKSVFTILNFLLPARGILPMHCSANIGPAGDTAIFFGLSGTGKTTLSADGSRTLIGDDEHGWSDTSVFNFEGGCYAKVIRLSPEAEPEIYATTRRFGTVLENVVMDPGTRELDLDDARHTENTRACYPIDFIPNASNSGMGGQPQNIIMLTADAFGVLPPISKLTPEQAMYHFLSGYTSRVAGTEKGVTEPQATFSTCFGAPFMPRHPSAYAKLLGERISRGGANCWLVNTGWTGGAYGTGKRMSIAHTRALVRAVLDGRLATVPHVPEASFGLMVPEGCDGVPTEVLQPKNTWTDKRAYEDTAREVARRFEANFTQFAEHVDEKVRGAGVKVAA, from the coding sequence ATGACCGGTCCCGTCATCAGCAGCTTCGGCCTGGATTACCTGGGCCTGAGCCACCTGAAGGCCGCGCATTGGAACCTTTCCGCCGCCGCGCTCTACGAGCAGGCGATCCGCCGCGGCGAAGCGCAGATGGCGAAGGACGGACCCCTGGTGGCCCTGACCGGCCAGCACACCGGCCGGTCCCCCAACGACAAGTACATCGTCCAGGAAGAGACCACCGCCGACCAGATCTGGTGGGGCAACAACAAGGCGATCTCCGAGGACGCGTTCGACCGTCTGCTCGCCCGTGTCCAGGCCTATCTCCAGGGCCGCGAGGTCTTCGTCCAGGATCTCTACGCCGGCGCCGACCCGGACCACCGCCTGCCGGTCCGCATCGTGACCCAGCACGCCTGGCACAACCTGTTCGCCCAGAACATGTTCATCCGGCCGAAGCTGTGCGACCGCCGGGAGTTCGAGCCGGGCTTCACCGTGCTGCAGGTGCCGGACTTCCGCGCGGTGCCGGAGCGCGACGGCACCCGGACCGAGACCTTCATCCTGGTCAACTTCAAGAAGCGCCTGGTCCTGATCGGCGGCACCAGCTACGCCGGCGAGATCAAGAAGTCGGTCTTCACGATCCTGAACTTCCTGCTGCCGGCGCGCGGCATCCTGCCGATGCACTGCTCGGCCAACATCGGCCCGGCCGGCGACACGGCGATCTTCTTCGGCCTGTCGGGCACCGGCAAGACCACCCTGTCGGCCGACGGCAGCCGCACCCTGATCGGGGACGACGAGCACGGCTGGTCCGACACCTCGGTCTTCAATTTCGAGGGCGGCTGCTACGCCAAGGTGATCCGCCTGTCGCCCGAGGCCGAGCCGGAGATCTACGCCACCACCCGCCGCTTCGGCACGGTGCTGGAGAACGTCGTCATGGACCCGGGCACCCGGGAGCTTGACCTGGACGATGCGCGCCACACCGAGAACACCCGCGCCTGCTACCCGATCGACTTCATCCCCAACGCCAGCAACAGCGGCATGGGCGGGCAGCCGCAGAACATCATCATGCTGACGGCGGACGCCTTCGGCGTGCTGCCGCCGATCTCCAAGCTGACGCCGGAACAGGCGATGTACCACTTCCTGTCCGGCTACACCTCGCGCGTGGCCGGCACGGAGAAGGGGGTGACGGAGCCGCAGGCGACCTTCAGCACCTGCTTCGGCGCGCCCTTCATGCCGCGCCACCCCAGCGCCTACGCCAAGCTGCTGGGCGAGCGCATTTCCCGCGGCGGCGCCAACTGCTGGCTGGTCAACACCGGCTGGACCGGCGGCGCCTACGGCACCGGCAAGCGCATGTCCATCGCCCACACCCGCGCCCTGGTGCGCGCGGTGCTGGATGGCCGTCTGGCCACCGTGCCGCACGTCCCGGAGGCGAGCTTCGGCCTCATGGTGCCAGAGGGCTGCGACGGCGTGCCGACCGAGGTGCTCCAGCCGAAGAACACCTGGACCGACAAGCGCGCCTACGAGGACACGGCGCGCGAGGTGGCCCGCCGCTTCGAGGCGAACTTCACCCAGTTCGCCGAGCATGTGGACGAGAAGGTGCGCGGCGCCGGCGTGAAGGTCGCCGCCTGA
- a CDS encoding HugZ family protein has product MSDMTPSPPEDAWTGEGPATGRAVMRGCGRAALATAQRDREGWPLPSLVLVALDLDATPLLLISGLAEHTRNLEQDPRAGLLFDGTGGLDEPLTGPRLSVLGKMERTAEPRLRDRFVARHPEAAQYAGFSDFALWRLRPERAHLVAGFGRIRWIAAADLLLPAAACAELTAREGDIIGHMNADHADAVALYATVLLGRPAGDWRLTGLDPEGCDLRAGGASARLPFGRTVTTAEEARAELVRLVRQARAAQPL; this is encoded by the coding sequence ATGAGCGACATGACCCCATCTCCGCCGGAGGATGCCTGGACGGGCGAGGGGCCGGCGACCGGCCGGGCGGTGATGCGCGGCTGCGGCCGGGCGGCGCTGGCGACGGCGCAGCGTGACCGTGAAGGCTGGCCGCTGCCGTCCCTGGTGCTGGTGGCCCTGGACCTGGACGCCACGCCGCTGCTGCTGATCTCCGGGCTGGCGGAGCACACCCGCAATCTGGAGCAGGACCCGCGGGCCGGGCTGCTGTTCGACGGCACCGGCGGGCTGGACGAGCCGCTGACCGGGCCGCGCCTGTCCGTGCTGGGTAAGATGGAGCGCACGGCGGAGCCGCGGCTGCGCGACCGTTTCGTGGCGCGCCACCCGGAGGCGGCGCAGTATGCCGGCTTCTCCGACTTCGCGCTGTGGCGGCTGCGGCCGGAGCGGGCGCATCTGGTGGCCGGCTTCGGCCGCATCCGCTGGATCGCCGCCGCCGACCTGCTGCTGCCCGCCGCGGCCTGCGCGGAACTGACGGCGCGGGAAGGGGACATCATCGGCCACATGAACGCCGACCATGCCGATGCCGTGGCGCTCTACGCCACCGTGCTGCTGGGCCGGCCGGCCGGCGACTGGCGCCTGACCGGGCTGGACCCGGAGGGCTGCGACCTGCGGGCCGGCGGCGCCAGCGCGCGCCTGCCCTTCGGGAGGACCGTCACGACGGCGGAGGAGGCGCGGGCGGAACTGGTCCGGCTGGTCCGGCAGGCACGGGCCGCGCAACCTCTGTGA